In Wenyingzhuangia fucanilytica, the following are encoded in one genomic region:
- a CDS encoding FKBP-type peptidyl-prolyl cis-trans isomerase, producing MKYSWLFIFGILFVSCNHDNARRPINKKNSSSKYEYSIALNQKIKELEENKINEYIKKDSLLSYTQSPYGFVYAVIKSSNQLKNKVQKSSVVTYVKTVYNLKNELIYSEIEETIEVGKSNEIKGIEEGLKLMQEDEEFKFIFSSFVAHGFSGDAKKIGANTPIVVKIKLLKINK from the coding sequence ATGAAATATAGTTGGCTATTTATTTTTGGAATACTTTTTGTTTCGTGTAATCACGATAATGCAAGAAGACCTATTAATAAAAAGAATTCATCATCAAAATATGAATATTCTATTGCTTTAAATCAAAAAATTAAGGAGCTAGAGGAGAATAAAATTAATGAATATATTAAAAAAGATTCTTTGTTAAGCTATACCCAATCTCCTTATGGTTTTGTTTATGCGGTCATAAAAAGCTCAAATCAACTTAAAAATAAGGTACAGAAAAGTTCTGTAGTAACTTATGTTAAGACGGTTTATAATTTAAAAAACGAGTTGATTTACAGTGAGATAGAAGAAACTATAGAGGTTGGAAAATCAAATGAGATAAAAGGAATAGAAGAGGGGCTTAAATTAATGCAAGAAGATGAGGAATTTAAATTTATTTTTAGTTCATTTGTAGCCCACGGATTTAGTGGTGATGCTAAAAAAATAGGTGCTAACACACCTATAGTAGTAAAAATTAAACTTTTAAAAATTAATAAATAA